The nucleotide sequence GTCGCCGGGAGCGTCGGGGAAGGACCAGGTGTGCTCCTGGGGCGGATGCACCGTGACCTGCACCTCCTCGGCCACCAGGTTCACCGTCTCGAAGGTCCGAATCATGGTGCTCGTGTATTCTGACATGGCGGCCGAAGCCACCCCGGCACTCAGTACAAACGCCGCCACCATCACGAGGCAGAGAACCCGTTGGAACCATTTCATCTGTCAACCTCCTTGAAAATAGATTTCATAGCTTCCGCCTCCCGGTTGCACTTAAGCACCGGCGGGACCAGGCGCGAGCCACTCTCGAAACGCAGGCTCATTATCTTCCTACAATTTCCATTCCACAAATGAGGTTATTTTTACCTTCTCTCTCAATCCGGTGATTTTGTCGCTTAAAAGCTTGGTTTTCCGAGCAAAACACCCTCAGCCGGCATAGTTGCCCCGTCTGCTGCCCCCCCAGGGGAGGGGCACCGGCTTCTTCCCGGGGGATTTGCCCCAAGAAAAATGGGCAAATCCCCCAGCAACAGACCAACGGACACAAAAAAGGCCAGCCGTCAGGCTGACCCTTTTTGCCGACAGTGCTGCTGCCCCCCTATAAGCGGTTTAGAAAATCGATCACCTTGGCCGCGATCTGGTTGGAGGCGTTGACGCAATCGTTCAGACCCACCCCGGAAAAGGCGTTGCCGGTGAAGTACAGGCCGGGGTGCTTTTCGAGCTGTTGGTCGAGAGCGACCAGTCGCTTGCCATGGCCCGCCGTGTACTGAGGGATGGCCTTTTCGTGCCGAAAGATGCGAACGAAGTCGGGCTCGGCGTCGATCCCCATGATCTGCTTCAGGTCGGCCATGGTCCTGGCCTTCACCTCTGCCTCGGCCAGGTCGATGGCACCGGGGTTGGTCGCCCCCCCCATCATGGAACGCAGCAGAACGTGCCCCTCGGGGGCCCGGTTGGGGAAGATGCTCGAATCCCAGAGGGTCCCGAGAGTGCTGCGCCCCTCCTTTTTGGGGGTCAGGTAGCCGAAGCCATCCAGGTCGCGGGCGATCTTGTCGCGCTCGTAGCCGAAGCAGACGACGTTCATGGTGGCGTAGGGGATCTGGCCGAGGATCTCGGCAACGCCCCCGTCGAGGCCGGCTATCACCGGCACCAGGGCATGGGCGGGCGCGGAGCTGACCACGACCTCGGCGTCCATAATGCCGCCGTCCTCCAGGCACAGTTCGTAGCCCCCCTCTTTCTTTTTGAGAGCGGCGAGGCCGGCACCGGTCCGCACATTCGAAACGAGGGCCGCGGAGGTGCTGTCGGTCAGTTCCTGGATGCCGTCCACGAAGGAGGTGAGTATGCCGCCCGGGCCGGCGGCGCTGGCGACCGCCTTGCCCGCCTTGCGCTCGGCCTTCTTCTGCTTGGCCAGCTTCGCCATGGCCTTGATCAGGCCGCCGTACTCGGTCTCCAGCTGGTGAATGCGGGGGAAGCAGCTCTTCAGGCTCATGGTCTCCGGGTCGCCGGCGAAAATGCCGGAGACCATCGGCGCGATGAGCTTGTCGAGGGCCTCGGCCCCCAGGCGGCGCCGACCGAAGTCGGCCAGGGTCTCGTCGGCATCCCCCCGGTAGGGCGGCACGAGCATCTCGTAGGCCAGACGCAGCTTGCCGGGCCAGGAGATCAGCTTCGACTTGAGGAAGGAGGGCCCGTTTTCGGGCAGCCGGTGCAACACCCCTTCCGAATAGATAAAGCGCTTGCGGGCGTTGTCGTCGGAGCGCAGCAGGCGGTCGCGAATGCCGAGGCTTTGGCATAGCTCCAGGGTCATCGGCTTGTTGTCGAGAAAGCCGTTGGGGCCCCACTCGCACAGAAAGCCCTCCTCCCGGATGCTCCAGATCTTACCGCCGATCCGATCCTTCTTCTCCAGAACGACGATCTCCACCTCCAGGCCGGCCGCCCGGGCCTGCCCCTGGAGGGCG is from Desulfuromonas sp. and encodes:
- the hemG gene encoding protoporphyrinogen oxidase; this encodes MTRIAVIGAGISGLSTAYALQGQARAAGLEVEIVVLEKKDRIGGKIWSIREEGFLCEWGPNGFLDNKPMTLELCQSLGIRDRLLRSDDNARKRFIYSEGVLHRLPENGPSFLKSKLISWPGKLRLAYEMLVPPYRGDADETLADFGRRRLGAEALDKLIAPMVSGIFAGDPETMSLKSCFPRIHQLETEYGGLIKAMAKLAKQKKAERKAGKAVASAAGPGGILTSFVDGIQELTDSTSAALVSNVRTGAGLAALKKKEGGYELCLEDGGIMDAEVVVSSAPAHALVPVIAGLDGGVAEILGQIPYATMNVVCFGYERDKIARDLDGFGYLTPKKEGRSTLGTLWDSSIFPNRAPEGHVLLRSMMGGATNPGAIDLAEAEVKARTMADLKQIMGIDAEPDFVRIFRHEKAIPQYTAGHGKRLVALDQQLEKHPGLYFTGNAFSGVGLNDCVNASNQIAAKVIDFLNRL